A single window of Cervus canadensis isolate Bull #8, Minnesota chromosome 17, ASM1932006v1, whole genome shotgun sequence DNA harbors:
- the WDR20 gene encoding WD repeat-containing protein 20 isoform X5, which translates to MYLYNVEHTCGTTAPHYQLLKQGESFAVHTCKSKSTRNPLLKWTVGEGALNEFAFSPDGKFLACVSQDGFLRVFNFDSVELHGTMKSYFGGLLCVCWSPDGKYIVTGGEDDLVTVWSFGDCRVIARGHGHKSWVSVVAFDPYTTSVEESDPMEFSGSDEDFQDLLHFGRDRANSTQSRLSKRNSTESRPVSVTYRFGSVGQDTQLCLWDLTEDILFPHQPLSRARTHTNVMNATSPPAGSAGNSVPTPGSAAPPPLPRSNSLPHAAVSSAGSKGSVADGAIAAGVSKFATLSLHDRKDRHHEKDHKRNHSMGHISSKSSDKLNLVTKSRTDPAKTLGTPLCPRMEDVPLLEPLVCKKIAHERLTVLIFLEDCIVTACQEGFICTWGRPGKVGLLSAPNQATSPGGTVV; encoded by the coding sequence ATGTACTTGTATAATGTGGAGCACACTTGTGGCACCACAGCCCCCCACTACCAGCTCCTGAAGCAGGGGGAGAGCTTTGCCGTGCACACTTGCAAGAGCAAATCCACGAGGAACCCTCTCCTCAAATGGACGGTGGGCGAGGGGGCCCTCAACGAGTTTGCTTTCTCCCCAGATGGCAAGTTCTTGGCGTGTGTGAGCCAGGACGGCTTCCTGCGGGTGTTCAACTTTGACTCGGTGGAGCTGCACGGCACCATGAAAAGCTACTTTGGAGgcttgctgtgtgtgtgctggagCCCCGACGGCAAGTACATCGTGACGGGCGGCGAGGACGACCTGGTGACCGTCTGGTCCTTTGGAGACTGCCGCGTGATTGCACGGGGCCATGGGCACAAGTCCTGGGTCAGCGTGGTGGCCTTTGACCCCTACACCACCAGCGTGGAAGAGAGCGACCCCATGGAGTTCAGCGGCAGCGACGAGGACTTCCAGGACCTTCTTCACTTCGGGAGAGACCGAGCGAACAGCACCCAGTCCCGGCTGTCCAAGCGGAACTCGACCGAGAGCCGGCCTGTCAGCGTCACGTATCGGTTCGGCTCCGTGGGCCAGGACACGCAGCTGTGCCTGTGGGACCTCACGGAAGACATCCTCTTCCCCCACCAGCCCCTCTCGCGCGCGCGGACACACACGAACGTCATGAACGCCACCAGCCCCCCGGCGGGCAGCGCCGGGAACAGCGTGCCCACGCCGGGCAGCGCCGCGCCGCCCCCGCTGCCGCGGTCCAACAGCCTCCCGCACGCCGCCGTCTCCAGCGCCGGCAGCAAGGGCAGCGTGGCGGACGGCGCCATCGCCGCTGGGGTCAGCAAGTTCGCCACGCTCTCGCTGCACGACCGGAAGGACAGGCACCACGAGAAAGACCACAAGCGGAACCACAGCATGGGACACATCTCCAGCAAGAGCAGCGACAAGCTGAACCTCGTCACTAAGAGCAGGACGGACCCCGCCAAGACTCTGGGGACGCCCCTGTGCCCCCGCATGGAAGACGTGCCCTTGTTAGAGCCGCTCGTCTGTAAAAAGATAGCACATGAGAGACTGACTGTGTTAATTTTTCTTGAAGACTGTATAGTCACTGCTTGTCAGGAGGGGTTTATTTGCACATGGGGAAGGCCTGGTAAAGTG
- the WDR20 gene encoding WD repeat-containing protein 20 isoform X6, protein MKSYFGGLLCVCWSPDGKYIVTGGEDDLVTVWSFGDCRVIARGHGHKSWVSVVAFDPYTTSVEESDPMEFSGSDEDFQDLLHFGRDRANSTQSRLSKRNSTESRPVSVTYRFGSVGQDTQLCLWDLTEDILFPHQPLSRARTHTNVMNATSPPAGSAGNSVPTPGSAAPPPLPRSNSLPHAAVSSAGSKGSVADGAIAAGVSKFATLSLHDRKDRHHEKDHKRNHSMGHISSKSSDKLNLVTKSRTDPAKTLGTPLCPRMEDVPLLEPLVCKKIAHERLTVLIFLEDCIVTACQEGFICTWGRPGKVGLLSAPNQATSPGGTVV, encoded by the coding sequence ATGAAAAGCTACTTTGGAGgcttgctgtgtgtgtgctggagCCCCGACGGCAAGTACATCGTGACGGGCGGCGAGGACGACCTGGTGACCGTCTGGTCCTTTGGAGACTGCCGCGTGATTGCACGGGGCCATGGGCACAAGTCCTGGGTCAGCGTGGTGGCCTTTGACCCCTACACCACCAGCGTGGAAGAGAGCGACCCCATGGAGTTCAGCGGCAGCGACGAGGACTTCCAGGACCTTCTTCACTTCGGGAGAGACCGAGCGAACAGCACCCAGTCCCGGCTGTCCAAGCGGAACTCGACCGAGAGCCGGCCTGTCAGCGTCACGTATCGGTTCGGCTCCGTGGGCCAGGACACGCAGCTGTGCCTGTGGGACCTCACGGAAGACATCCTCTTCCCCCACCAGCCCCTCTCGCGCGCGCGGACACACACGAACGTCATGAACGCCACCAGCCCCCCGGCGGGCAGCGCCGGGAACAGCGTGCCCACGCCGGGCAGCGCCGCGCCGCCCCCGCTGCCGCGGTCCAACAGCCTCCCGCACGCCGCCGTCTCCAGCGCCGGCAGCAAGGGCAGCGTGGCGGACGGCGCCATCGCCGCTGGGGTCAGCAAGTTCGCCACGCTCTCGCTGCACGACCGGAAGGACAGGCACCACGAGAAAGACCACAAGCGGAACCACAGCATGGGACACATCTCCAGCAAGAGCAGCGACAAGCTGAACCTCGTCACTAAGAGCAGGACGGACCCCGCCAAGACTCTGGGGACGCCCCTGTGCCCCCGCATGGAAGACGTGCCCTTGTTAGAGCCGCTCGTCTGTAAAAAGATAGCACATGAGAGACTGACTGTGTTAATTTTTCTTGAAGACTGTATAGTCACTGCTTGTCAGGAGGGGTTTATTTGCACATGGGGAAGGCCTGGTAAAGTG